A single genomic interval of Rhodopseudomonas palustris harbors:
- a CDS encoding cyclic nucleotide-gated ion channel, producing the protein MRDETPAYLRARHYFYEILESQAQTSRMGVIVNRFIVFFIVLSVGITVMESVPAMREDYGRLFQALELLCLVMFSIEYYIRIWIAPEHLPYHHMSPLRAAWAYMISPQGIVDCISVMPLWIALFGPDDLRVLIILRMLRLLKFARYSSGMRSLLEVLESERRALMACLVILACATLVSATAMHIAEGHVQPEKFGTIPDAMWWAIVTLSTIGYGDVVPATGIGRMVASATIICGLIMIALPVGIVANAFSEVIHRRDFIVNWSMVARVPLFSHLTAGDIAHIMQLLQARQIERGEVVFRRGEPATAMYFIAEGDVEIELGPEDKGRRIRLGTGHFFGEIAVLKRVERSATVKAVSRTRLLVLDAADLRALITREPSIARKINQIVEGRTGRNLNLEIADLEGQAEVSVEENA; encoded by the coding sequence ATGCGCGACGAAACGCCGGCCTATCTCCGAGCCCGGCATTACTTCTACGAAATCCTCGAATCCCAGGCGCAAACCTCGCGCATGGGCGTCATCGTCAATCGCTTCATTGTCTTCTTCATCGTGCTCAGCGTCGGGATCACGGTGATGGAGTCGGTGCCGGCGATGCGCGAGGACTACGGCCGGCTGTTCCAGGCGCTGGAGCTGCTGTGCTTGGTGATGTTCTCGATCGAATACTACATCCGCATCTGGATCGCGCCCGAGCATCTGCCGTACCACCACATGAGCCCGCTGCGCGCTGCATGGGCCTACATGATCAGCCCCCAGGGCATCGTCGATTGCATCTCGGTGATGCCGCTTTGGATCGCGCTGTTCGGTCCGGACGATTTGCGGGTCCTGATCATCCTGCGGATGCTGCGGTTGCTGAAGTTCGCCCGGTACTCGTCGGGCATGCGGTCACTGCTGGAGGTGTTGGAGAGCGAGCGTCGGGCACTGATGGCGTGCCTCGTAATCCTGGCCTGTGCGACCCTAGTCTCGGCCACTGCGATGCACATTGCCGAGGGCCATGTCCAGCCCGAGAAGTTCGGCACCATTCCTGACGCGATGTGGTGGGCGATCGTGACGCTCAGCACGATCGGCTATGGCGACGTGGTGCCGGCGACCGGCATCGGCCGGATGGTCGCTTCGGCCACCATCATCTGCGGCCTGATCATGATCGCGCTGCCGGTCGGCATCGTTGCCAATGCGTTCTCCGAGGTGATCCACCGGCGGGATTTCATCGTCAATTGGAGCATGGTGGCACGGGTGCCGCTGTTCTCCCACCTTACTGCCGGCGACATCGCCCACATTATGCAGCTGCTGCAGGCGCGGCAGATCGAGCGGGGCGAAGTGGTGTTCCGCCGCGGCGAGCCCGCGACCGCGATGTACTTCATTGCGGAAGGTGACGTAGAGATCGAGCTGGGGCCTGAGGATAAGGGCCGTCGCATCCGGCTCGGAACCGGACACTTCTTCGGTGAAATCGCGGTGCTGAAGCGGGTCGAGCGCTCAGCGACCGTGAAGGCAGTGTCGCGGACGCGGCTGCTGGTTCTCGACGCTGCCGACCTTCGCGCGCTGATTACCCGCGAACCGAGCATTGCGCGCAAGATCAACCAGATCGTCGAAGGCCGCACCGGCCGCAACCTCAACCTCGAGATAGCTGATCTCGAGGGGCAGGCCGAAGTGTCGGTGGAAGAGAACGCTTAA
- the aadR gene encoding transcriptional activatory protein AadR yields the protein MPHLAYPTTTCEGFRCETHCAVRGLAICGELGPADHEEFERLAQHVRYGPKEALFSEDEVADSVYSLIEGIARLYKLLPDGRRQIIGFALPGDFLGMAPGNRYSFSADSIGGVTVCKFFRGPFLRFIENRPQMLLRMNDFATRELSLAQDQMLLLGRRSAEEKVAAFLVGWRDRLARLEGVTKTVSLPMGRQDIADFLGLTIETVSRTFTKLEREKLIVIVPDGVRVLDPKRFDALAAA from the coding sequence ATGCCGCATCTCGCTTATCCGACGACGACTTGCGAGGGATTTCGCTGTGAGACGCACTGCGCGGTGCGTGGGCTGGCGATCTGTGGCGAACTCGGCCCTGCCGACCACGAAGAGTTCGAACGTCTTGCCCAGCATGTCCGCTATGGGCCGAAGGAAGCGCTGTTCTCCGAGGACGAAGTCGCTGATTCGGTCTACAGCCTGATCGAAGGGATCGCCCGTCTGTACAAGCTGCTGCCCGATGGCCGTCGCCAGATCATCGGTTTTGCGCTTCCCGGCGATTTCCTCGGAATGGCACCGGGTAACCGCTACTCCTTTTCGGCCGATTCTATCGGCGGCGTCACCGTCTGCAAATTTTTCCGCGGTCCGTTCCTGCGCTTCATCGAAAACCGCCCACAGATGCTGCTCCGCATGAACGACTTCGCAACCCGCGAACTCAGCCTCGCCCAGGATCAGATGTTGCTGCTCGGCCGCCGCTCGGCCGAAGAGAAGGTTGCTGCCTTCCTGGTCGGTTGGCGTGATCGTCTGGCCCGACTGGAGGGCGTCACTAAAACCGTCAGCCTGCCGATGGGCCGTCAGGACATTGCCGACTTCCTCGGCCTGACGATCGAAACCGTAAGCCGCACCTTCACCAAGTTGGAGCGGGAAAAACTGATCGTGATCGTTCCGGACGGGGTACGCGTGCTGGACCCGAAACGCTTCGACGCGCTCGCCGCGGCCTGA
- a CDS encoding c-type cytochrome encodes MRRLLACAAILLMIAGQAAAATPSERRGLGFAKSHCARCHAIGRSGKSRLPQAPPFRTLHTRYPIETLAEAFAEGIYTGHPRMPAFELDPDEINDLLSYLKTLER; translated from the coding sequence ATGAGACGACTACTCGCCTGCGCGGCGATCCTGCTGATGATAGCGGGTCAAGCGGCCGCCGCGACTCCGTCGGAGCGCCGTGGACTTGGCTTTGCCAAATCGCACTGCGCGCGCTGCCACGCCATCGGCCGCAGCGGTAAAAGCCGGCTGCCACAAGCTCCGCCGTTCCGTACCCTGCACACCCGCTACCCGATCGAGACGCTGGCCGAAGCCTTTGCCGAAGGTATTTACACCGGCCACCCGCGGATGCCGGCGTTCGAGCTCGATCCGGACGAGATCAACGACCTTTTGTCGTACCTGAAGACCTTGGAGCGGTAA
- a CDS encoding ABC-type transport auxiliary lipoprotein family protein — translation METRAPFVIVGAFVLAAIFAVFGFVFWLHNTSGVGARTSYHVQFRDPVPGLLVGAAVLFNGIRVGEVTALALAPDDPRRVDATIAVAPSTPVRPDTKVGLDFQGLTGVPVVALEGGKQLSGSAIATTLVAEPGAGMSMTQAAREALRKVDSVLGENSGPLKDTIANFKTFSEWLAGKTEKLDGILGGVERMTGANEPVVKKVVYDLSAATGFPPPSPPLKGQLTIPESNTVVLFDSQKMLLAPGLEVPAFAGAQWSDSLPKMLQEKLIQSFENYDIAHAPMRPNDAVQPDYQLLTDIRSFQVIGEGDALRAEIAFSAKIIDKDGKLVAARLFQQASPLDKPEPAAAVSAFDKSFDTIAKELVPWAAQALASGHAEAEPAATTSRPITAPRSSGTTKGR, via the coding sequence ATGGAAACTCGTGCTCCTTTCGTGATCGTCGGTGCGTTCGTACTTGCGGCGATCTTCGCGGTGTTCGGCTTCGTGTTCTGGCTGCACAACACCTCGGGCGTCGGTGCGCGCACCAGCTACCACGTCCAATTCCGAGATCCGGTGCCGGGGCTGCTGGTCGGAGCCGCCGTGCTGTTCAACGGCATCCGCGTCGGCGAGGTCACGGCGCTGGCGCTCGCGCCCGATGATCCGCGCCGGGTCGATGCGACCATTGCGGTGGCGCCGTCGACGCCGGTTCGTCCGGACACCAAGGTCGGCTTGGACTTTCAGGGCCTGACCGGGGTGCCGGTGGTGGCGCTCGAAGGCGGCAAGCAGCTCAGCGGCTCGGCGATCGCCACCACGCTGGTGGCCGAGCCGGGAGCCGGCATGAGCATGACCCAGGCTGCCCGCGAGGCGCTGCGCAAGGTCGACAGCGTGCTCGGCGAAAACTCCGGTCCGCTGAAGGATACCATCGCGAACTTCAAGACGTTCTCGGAGTGGCTGGCGGGGAAGACCGAAAAGCTCGACGGCATCCTCGGCGGCGTCGAACGGATGACCGGTGCGAACGAACCGGTGGTGAAGAAGGTAGTGTACGACCTGTCGGCTGCGACCGGCTTCCCGCCGCCGTCGCCGCCGCTCAAGGGGCAGCTCACCATTCCGGAATCCAATACGGTGGTGCTGTTCGACAGCCAGAAGATGTTGCTGGCGCCAGGGCTGGAGGTCCCGGCCTTCGCCGGCGCGCAGTGGAGCGACAGCCTTCCGAAGATGCTGCAGGAAAAGCTGATCCAGAGCTTCGAGAATTACGACATCGCCCACGCCCCGATGCGCCCGAACGATGCCGTGCAGCCGGACTACCAGTTGCTGACCGACATCAGGAGTTTCCAGGTAATCGGCGAGGGTGATGCTCTTCGCGCCGAGATCGCATTCAGCGCCAAGATCATCGACAAGGACGGCAAGCTGGTTGCCGCGAGGCTGTTTCAGCAAGCGTCGCCGCTCGACAAACCGGAGCCGGCTGCGGCGGTCAGTGCGTTCGACAAGTCATTCGATACCATCGCCAAGGAGCTGGTGCCCTGGGCGGCGCAGGCGCTCGCGTCCGGCCATGCCGAAGCCGAACCGGCCGCGACGACCAGCCGACCGATTACCGCTCCAAGGTCTTCAGGTACGACAAAAGGTCGTTGA
- a CDS encoding ABC transporter ATP-binding protein translates to MDALAQLYAIRVADLVVGFGRQTVLNHLSLDVRRGEILGLVGASGGGKSVLMRTIIGLIPKQSGHIEVMGHDTERGFGRARAAVAATWGILFQQGALFSSLTARQNVQFPLREMLDMSEKLQDEIATAKLEMVGIAPDDWDKYPSQLSGGMTKRVALARALALDPSIVFLDEPTSGLDPIAAGDFDQLIKTLQTTLGLTVFMVTHDLASLNVVCDRVAALADGKIVAVGPMRELLQSEHPWVRAYFHGKRSAMLQPRQD, encoded by the coding sequence ATGGACGCACTCGCTCAACTCTACGCCATCCGCGTCGCCGACCTTGTGGTCGGATTCGGCCGGCAGACCGTGCTCAATCACCTGTCACTCGATGTCCGCCGTGGTGAGATCCTCGGACTGGTCGGCGCTTCGGGGGGCGGCAAGTCGGTGCTGATGCGCACCATCATCGGGTTGATCCCGAAGCAGAGCGGCCACATCGAAGTGATGGGCCACGACACCGAGCGCGGCTTCGGCCGGGCGCGCGCGGCAGTGGCGGCGACCTGGGGGATTCTGTTTCAGCAGGGCGCGCTGTTCTCTTCGCTCACCGCCCGACAGAACGTGCAGTTCCCGCTGCGCGAGATGCTCGACATGTCGGAGAAGCTGCAGGACGAGATCGCCACCGCCAAGCTGGAGATGGTCGGTATCGCGCCGGACGATTGGGACAAGTACCCGTCGCAACTGTCCGGCGGCATGACCAAACGTGTGGCACTGGCCCGCGCGCTGGCGCTCGATCCCTCTATCGTGTTTCTCGACGAACCGACCAGCGGCCTCGACCCGATCGCTGCCGGTGATTTCGATCAGCTGATCAAGACCCTGCAAACCACGCTCGGGCTCACCGTGTTCATGGTCACCCACGATCTCGCCAGCCTCAACGTCGTCTGCGACCGCGTCGCAGCGCTGGCCGACGGCAAGATCGTGGCGGTGGGGCCGATGCGCGAATTGCTGCAATCCGAACATCCCTGGGTGCGGGCCTATTTCCACGGCAAGCGCTCGGCGATGCTCCAGCCCAGACAGGACTAG
- a CDS encoding ABC transporter permease, with the protein MGPAVSLAPVLNAKADGDTLELKPKGAWTATNSKFMEQLSQDVAPQIAAAKSLTIDMAEIGEIDTIGAWVLEKLSRSAAQAGRTAQFKGISTSYAELIDEVRQLNRRGPTPHPKPNPIIAKLDEIGRSAWSATTDMAVFLEMLGALGAALLGVLRRPRSLRLTSLTYQVYRVGWQAIPIMVLITFLIGAIIAQQGIFHFRKFGAESYVVDMVGILVLREIGVLIVAIMVAGRSGSAYTAELGSMKMREEIDALSTMGLDPVEVLILPRIIALVIALPILAFVGSMAALYGGLLTAWFYGGMQPSVFIARLHEAVSLNSFEVGMWKAPFMALVIGIVACSEGLRVKGSAESLGLQTTTSVVKSIFLVIVLDGLFAVFFASIGM; encoded by the coding sequence ATGGGACCAGCCGTGAGTCTGGCGCCTGTGCTGAATGCCAAGGCCGATGGCGATACGCTGGAACTCAAGCCCAAGGGGGCTTGGACGGCGACGAACAGCAAGTTCATGGAGCAGCTGTCGCAGGACGTTGCGCCGCAGATTGCGGCGGCAAAGTCGCTGACCATTGATATGGCCGAGATCGGCGAGATCGACACGATCGGCGCCTGGGTGCTGGAAAAGCTGTCGCGTAGTGCCGCACAGGCTGGTCGCACCGCACAGTTCAAAGGCATTTCCACGAGCTACGCGGAGCTGATCGACGAAGTCAGACAGCTCAATCGACGTGGGCCGACCCCGCACCCCAAGCCCAACCCGATCATCGCGAAGCTCGACGAAATCGGGCGGTCGGCCTGGAGCGCCACCACCGATATGGCGGTGTTTCTGGAAATGCTCGGTGCGCTCGGCGCCGCGCTGCTCGGCGTGCTGCGCCGGCCGCGCTCGCTGCGCCTGACCTCATTGACTTACCAGGTGTACAGGGTCGGCTGGCAGGCGATCCCGATCATGGTGCTGATCACCTTCCTGATCGGAGCGATCATCGCCCAGCAGGGGATCTTCCACTTCCGCAAGTTCGGTGCTGAATCTTATGTGGTCGACATGGTCGGCATCCTGGTGCTGCGCGAAATCGGTGTGCTCATCGTCGCGATCATGGTCGCCGGTCGGTCGGGGAGTGCCTATACGGCCGAACTAGGCTCGATGAAGATGCGCGAAGAAATCGACGCGCTCTCGACCATGGGGCTCGATCCGGTCGAGGTGCTGATCCTGCCGCGGATCATCGCACTGGTGATCGCGCTGCCGATCCTGGCCTTCGTCGGGTCGATGGCTGCGTTGTATGGCGGCCTGCTGACGGCGTGGTTCTATGGCGGGATGCAGCCCTCGGTGTTCATCGCCCGGCTGCACGAAGCTGTGTCGCTGAACTCCTTCGAGGTCGGGATGTGGAAGGCGCCGTTCATGGCGCTGGTGATCGGCATCGTCGCCTGCAGCGAGGGCCTGCGGGTCAAGGGCAGCGCCGAATCGCTCGGCCTGCAGACCACTACCTCGGTGGTGAAGTCGATCTTTCTGGTGATCGTGCTGGACGGATTGTTCGCCGTGTTCTTCGCGTCGATCGGGATGTAG